A genomic stretch from Sphingobacterium sp. ML3W includes:
- a CDS encoding SusC/RagA family TonB-linked outer membrane protein, which produces MRLTTVILFMSVMQVYAITTFGQRVTLNEKNSSLKSVFRKIRNQTGYDFIFDRKLMDGVGPVKINVTDVTLDEALKRLLNAQDLAYQMDGKLIVVTASPSKRLKATPIRQQEIDVRGKVLDQYGGPLQGATISVATITSTENEETGDFSMTAKGKKAATMTNANGEFSLRSIPSQAYISISYIGYQDYNAKAAIDLGTIKLKLAGTLDEVLINTGYQSLARERSAGSFAKPDMNVVADRTGSMNLIQRLDGLVPGLVINNAPNTIYGKSSPFLIRGLTTIEANTNPLVVVDGIAMDINDITAINPQDVADITVLKDATAAAIWGARAANGVIVVTTKKGKSGATRITYDGFVNFQGRPEYNYFPVLNSAQFIQASQETFDPVKQPYSTVTTYNPNTGVSTGLTPDRQILYDIHRGVLTEAQGRSKLDSLSRINNTGQIGELFYRPAMIMNHTLSIAGGGDKHTFYNSLAYTNNRSATPGSKDETFKINTRQDFAFNRFLKAYLIADLNYQSMSSQNYKTINNQFLPYQIFQDASGKSLNVNYMGYLSEQQRPSIENLSQIGLAFNPLDDIGSGQGNNRNFTGRFNSGLTIDIIKGLRFEGVYGYVRGNYRTQQYFDQSNYQQRVNVVNFAKIGADGNIVYHLPTTGGEYSVNNATMENWSVRNQLSYTMSWNDNQHQLTALLGQEAQERVTTTNSSRVYGYDPTLQTYAMLDYKTLSSTGVLNPILPLSGASSKLPVNSYFGELESVPRSRFTSYYANAGYTFARKYTLNASWRNDQSNLFGINKSAQRRPVWSVGLKWTLSQESWMEKVKPSVNLLALRATYGITGNSPAPGFASSKDVLAAGADPNAPGGSSLSISTLANPNLTWERTKNYNLGLDFGLLNNRISGSLEFYRKETSDLLGRLGINPLTGTTFINGNVGSLRNTGVELLLNTVNIERKDFLWSTMLTMSYNKNKVTDFGYLVSPITTGNALINSDYVKDYPAFSVFAYRYAGLDNVGDPQVYRADGTITKVRQDTKPEDISYMGVYQPVWSGGLSNSFRYKNFGFTVNMVYNLGHVMFRDVNQTYTVNNNGSFIANQNFQSGNLHADFANRWKVAGDELKTNIPSFLSDAGANEGRDLQYYIRADRNVVSASYIKIRDMAFSYQVPDNMIKRIRLEGLSFRLQFSNIMLWKNNKDGIDPEFQMARYGARTMPFNQNTVTVGAHLTF; this is translated from the coding sequence ATGCGCCTAACCACCGTCATATTATTTATGTCTGTGATGCAAGTATATGCTATCACGACCTTTGGACAGCGGGTAACCCTGAATGAAAAGAATAGTTCTTTAAAGAGTGTTTTTCGGAAGATCAGGAATCAAACAGGGTACGATTTCATCTTCGATCGCAAATTGATGGACGGGGTTGGGCCAGTGAAGATCAATGTGACGGATGTAACCTTGGATGAGGCGTTAAAGCGACTTTTAAATGCTCAAGATCTTGCCTATCAAATGGACGGGAAATTAATTGTGGTCACCGCGTCTCCCTCAAAGAGGCTTAAAGCTACCCCCATACGCCAACAGGAGATCGATGTACGGGGTAAGGTATTGGATCAGTACGGCGGTCCGCTGCAAGGCGCGACAATTTCCGTTGCGACCATTACTTCTACTGAAAATGAAGAAACTGGCGACTTTTCAATGACTGCCAAGGGGAAGAAGGCAGCAACGATGACAAACGCCAATGGCGAGTTTTCATTGCGAAGCATTCCTAGCCAGGCTTATATTTCAATAAGCTATATTGGTTATCAAGACTATAATGCGAAGGCGGCGATTGACCTGGGAACCATCAAACTAAAACTTGCAGGAACTTTAGATGAGGTTTTAATCAATACCGGGTATCAATCACTGGCCAGGGAGCGAAGTGCAGGATCTTTTGCCAAACCAGATATGAATGTTGTAGCTGACCGTACAGGATCCATGAATCTGATTCAGCGACTGGACGGTTTGGTCCCCGGTCTGGTGATCAACAATGCACCCAACACTATATATGGCAAAAGTTCACCTTTTCTGATCCGTGGACTCACCACCATTGAAGCGAATACAAACCCCTTGGTTGTAGTTGATGGCATTGCCATGGATATCAACGACATCACAGCTATAAATCCACAGGATGTCGCAGATATCACTGTTCTTAAAGATGCTACTGCCGCTGCAATCTGGGGAGCAAGAGCAGCAAATGGTGTAATTGTCGTAACGACCAAAAAGGGCAAGAGTGGAGCAACGCGGATCACCTACGATGGTTTTGTTAATTTTCAGGGCCGCCCCGAGTATAATTACTTTCCAGTGCTCAACAGTGCGCAATTCATTCAGGCCTCCCAAGAGACCTTTGATCCTGTTAAACAACCCTATTCAACAGTAACTACCTATAATCCCAATACGGGAGTGTCGACGGGATTGACACCTGATAGACAGATTCTTTATGATATCCACCGCGGTGTATTGACAGAAGCGCAAGGCAGGTCAAAGCTTGACAGCCTTTCGCGGATCAATAATACGGGGCAGATTGGCGAGCTATTTTACCGGCCGGCCATGATCATGAACCATACCTTATCTATTGCTGGTGGCGGTGACAAGCATACTTTTTATAACTCCTTAGCATATACAAACAACCGTTCCGCAACTCCGGGTAGCAAGGATGAGACATTCAAGATCAATACACGTCAGGACTTTGCGTTCAACCGCTTTCTGAAGGCCTACCTGATTGCTGATCTCAACTATCAGTCTATGTCTTCCCAGAATTATAAGACGATCAACAATCAGTTTTTGCCTTATCAAATATTTCAGGATGCTTCAGGGAAATCACTGAATGTGAATTACATGGGCTATCTTTCTGAGCAGCAGCGTCCATCTATTGAAAACCTGAGCCAGATTGGACTGGCCTTTAATCCCCTTGACGACATTGGGAGCGGACAGGGCAACAACAGAAATTTCACAGGACGTTTTAATTCGGGGCTGACGATAGATATTATAAAGGGGCTGCGGTTTGAAGGGGTTTACGGTTATGTGCGTGGAAACTACCGCACACAGCAATATTTTGACCAGAGCAATTATCAGCAGCGTGTCAATGTGGTGAATTTTGCCAAAATAGGAGCAGATGGAAATATTGTCTATCACCTTCCAACGACTGGAGGAGAATACAGTGTCAATAATGCCACCATGGAAAATTGGTCTGTTCGAAATCAGTTGAGCTACACGATGAGCTGGAACGATAATCAGCATCAGTTGACGGCCTTGCTTGGACAGGAGGCCCAGGAGCGTGTGACAACCACTAATAGTAGCCGGGTATACGGCTATGATCCGACTTTGCAGACTTATGCGATGCTTGATTATAAAACATTGAGTTCTACAGGCGTGCTCAATCCTATTTTACCCCTATCGGGTGCGAGTTCCAAATTACCGGTCAACAGTTATTTCGGAGAGCTTGAATCTGTTCCACGCAGTAGATTTACCTCTTATTATGCGAATGCAGGCTATACCTTTGCGCGAAAATATACGCTCAATGCTAGTTGGAGAAATGACCAGAGTAATTTATTTGGTATCAATAAATCCGCACAGCGCCGTCCTGTCTGGAGTGTAGGGCTAAAGTGGACGCTGAGCCAGGAGTCCTGGATGGAAAAAGTGAAGCCATCGGTGAACTTGCTCGCTTTGCGGGCGACCTATGGTATTACAGGCAATTCGCCTGCGCCGGGTTTTGCCTCATCCAAAGATGTCTTAGCGGCAGGAGCGGATCCCAATGCACCCGGTGGCTCTTCGTTAAGTATAAGCACCTTAGCTAATCCAAATCTGACTTGGGAGCGTACAAAAAATTATAACCTAGGGCTTGATTTTGGCTTGTTGAATAACAGGATCAGCGGATCGTTGGAATTTTATCGTAAAGAGACTTCCGATCTGCTCGGCCGTCTTGGCATTAATCCACTTACCGGAACAACATTTATCAACGGGAATGTGGGAAGCTTACGCAATACAGGTGTCGAGTTACTATTGAATACCGTCAATATCGAACGAAAAGATTTCTTATGGAGTACGATGCTGACCATGTCTTATAATAAAAATAAAGTAACTGATTTTGGTTATCTGGTATCACCCATTACTACTGGGAATGCATTGATTAATTCGGATTACGTGAAAGATTATCCGGCTTTTAGCGTATTCGCCTATAGATATGCTGGTCTGGACAACGTGGGGGATCCCCAGGTTTATCGGGCGGATGGTACGATCACCAAAGTCCGACAAGATACCAAACCCGAAGATATCAGTTACATGGGCGTGTACCAGCCTGTTTGGAGTGGCGGACTCAGCAACTCATTCCGTTATAAAAACTTCGGCTTTACAGTCAATATGGTTTACAACCTCGGCCATGTCATGTTCAGGGATGTGAATCAGACTTATACCGTAAATAATAATGGAAGCTTTATTGCGAACCAAAATTTTCAGTCGGGTAACCTGCATGCAGATTTTGCGAACAGATGGAAAGTAGCCGGAGACGAATTGAAGACAAATATCCCATCTTTTCTCAGTGATGCTGGTGCCAACGAAGGCCGCGACCTACAATATTATATCCGCGCCGACCGGAATGTTGTGAGTGCTTCCTATATCAAAATCAGGGATATGGCATTTTCTTACCAGGTACCGGATAATATGATCAAACGAATTCGGTTGGAGGGTTTAAGCTTCCGGCTTCAGTTCTCCAATATTATGTTGTGGAAAAATAATAAGGATGGTATAGATCCCGAATTTCAAATGGCGCGTTACGGGGCCAGAACAATGCCTTTTAACCAGAATACTGTTACGGTCGGAGCCCATTTAACCTTTTAA
- a CDS encoding FecR family protein, producing MEPDDNIQQYQYLASKWLDKTITEEELQAFDSWYNSDLQKEVELSSSFAASEEQLEGRILEKIIQKIDRSREVVLWPRIAIAMSFLIFLSIAFFMFQHRDAAQDQDIATSVDNRILSGRTGATLTLADGRRISLEAERTGELAFENGIRITKTADGQLQYEVENNQQLGKGVNILSTSIGETYMVTLPDKSKVWLNAASSIEFETGFNDPEVRLVKLKGEAYFEVSKNGKRPFIVSSDKQQVVVLGTHFNINAYPDQPYAETTLAEGSVKVTDLATKSFKILKPSEQSRVSKSVIDVKTVNVDEMLAWKNGEFALGSQNFETILRNIERWYNVQFDYTGIPINDITLDGWISRSSELADVLHKIEKGTNIRFKIRGRRIIISR from the coding sequence ATGGAACCGGACGATAATATACAACAGTATCAGTACTTAGCTTCAAAATGGCTAGATAAAACCATTACAGAAGAGGAACTACAGGCGTTTGATTCATGGTATAATAGTGATCTGCAAAAAGAGGTTGAGTTATCAAGCTCTTTTGCAGCGTCTGAAGAGCAGCTGGAAGGGCGAATATTAGAAAAAATCATTCAGAAGATCGATAGGTCACGGGAGGTCGTGCTATGGCCACGTATTGCAATTGCAATGTCCTTCCTGATCTTCTTGAGCATAGCCTTTTTTATGTTTCAGCACCGTGACGCAGCACAAGATCAAGATATTGCTACGTCAGTGGATAATCGCATTTTGTCTGGTCGAACTGGTGCAACGCTGACCCTGGCTGATGGAAGGCGGATTTCCTTAGAAGCCGAAAGGACAGGAGAATTGGCATTTGAAAATGGGATTCGTATAACTAAAACTGCAGATGGTCAACTTCAGTATGAAGTTGAAAATAATCAGCAGCTGGGCAAGGGTGTTAATATTTTGAGTACCTCAATCGGCGAAACCTATATGGTCACCTTGCCCGATAAATCAAAAGTATGGTTAAACGCAGCTTCTTCTATCGAATTTGAAACAGGATTCAATGATCCTGAAGTTCGCCTGGTCAAATTAAAAGGTGAGGCCTATTTTGAGGTTTCAAAAAATGGGAAAAGACCTTTTATAGTGTCATCGGATAAACAGCAGGTTGTTGTATTGGGAACGCATTTCAATATCAATGCCTATCCGGACCAGCCTTATGCCGAGACAACTTTGGCCGAAGGCTCTGTAAAAGTTACCGATTTAGCAACAAAATCATTTAAGATTCTTAAACCTTCGGAGCAGTCCCGTGTTAGCAAAAGCGTTATTGATGTTAAAACAGTCAATGTAGACGAAATGTTGGCCTGGAAAAATGGGGAGTTCGCCCTGGGGTCGCAAAATTTCGAAACGATATTAAGGAATATCGAGCGATGGTATAATGTGCAATTTGATTATACGGGAATACCAATTAATGATATCACATTAGACGGATGGATTTCACGTAGCAGCGAGCTCGCAGATGTGTTGCACAAAATAGAAAAAGGAACAAACATAAGATTCAAAATCAGAGGAAGGAGGATTATTATAAGTAGGTAA
- a CDS encoding RNA polymerase sigma-70 factor, which translates to MIDFRTYPDADLIALMIRSDHNAFAEIYKRYWKRLFHVASLKLNNPEEAEEVVQNIFVSLWDRREQLNITTSLSAYLAISVKYRIIKVLDKHYNQQKYVKSMTTSILDDSTQQWLEFLDLKEILEKTITELPEKCQLVFRMSRDKHMSQKEIAAELNISEKTVEAHLGKAIKTLRNKLNRFLILLL; encoded by the coding sequence ATGATCGACTTTAGAACTTATCCCGATGCTGACCTGATCGCTTTGATGATCAGAAGTGATCATAATGCTTTTGCTGAAATCTATAAAAGGTATTGGAAACGGCTATTCCACGTCGCAAGCCTAAAACTCAATAATCCCGAAGAAGCAGAAGAGGTGGTGCAAAATATATTTGTATCCTTGTGGGATAGAAGAGAACAGCTTAATATAACGACAAGCTTAAGCGCTTATTTGGCCATATCAGTAAAATATAGAATTATCAAAGTACTGGACAAACATTATAACCAACAAAAATATGTGAAGAGTATGACCACATCTATCTTAGATGATTCGACACAACAATGGCTTGAGTTTCTCGATCTCAAAGAAATACTCGAAAAAACTATTACCGAACTTCCAGAAAAATGTCAGCTTGTCTTTCGGATGAGCCGTGATAAACATATGTCTCAGAAAGAAATAGCGGCAGAACTAAATATCTCCGAAAAAACAGTGGAAGCCCATCTCGGTAAAGCAATTAAGACATTACGGAACAAGCTGAATAGATTCCTTATCTTACTTTTGTAA
- a CDS encoding lycopene cyclase domain-containing protein, protein MMQYTYSLILFFTVIICFVASFDKRLRFDREFVPFLKASVIVALFFIAWDVWFTSRGVWWFNTKYTLGIVLVGLPLEEWLFFIFIPFSCIFTYFCLDKFFRWQHLSAFNNIIVFVSIIVCAVVALRYADRIYTLVTAVVTIVTLLVFHFVMRVQWISRASLVFTVLMLGFLPVNGILTGTGLESPIVNYNPADFMGIRILTIPIEDAVYGYTQFLWVLYFFKKFQTRSHDPNS, encoded by the coding sequence ATGATGCAGTATACTTATTCACTTATCTTATTTTTTACGGTCATAATATGTTTTGTCGCTTCCTTCGACAAGCGGCTTCGATTTGATCGAGAGTTTGTCCCATTTTTAAAAGCTTCGGTTATTGTTGCACTGTTTTTTATTGCATGGGATGTCTGGTTTACCAGTCGTGGCGTTTGGTGGTTTAATACAAAGTATACCTTGGGCATTGTCTTGGTTGGATTACCTTTGGAGGAATGGTTATTTTTTATCTTTATTCCTTTTTCTTGCATATTCACCTATTTCTGCCTGGATAAATTTTTTAGATGGCAACATCTTAGTGCTTTTAACAATATTATTGTCTTTGTCAGTATAATTGTATGCGCAGTTGTAGCGCTTCGCTATGCTGACCGAATATACACCTTGGTGACTGCTGTAGTCACGATAGTGACATTACTGGTGTTCCACTTTGTTATGCGGGTACAATGGATAAGCCGGGCCTCTTTGGTTTTCACAGTACTTATGTTAGGATTTTTGCCTGTCAATGGTATACTCACAGGAACAGGATTGGAATCACCAATAGTCAATTATAATCCAGCGGATTTTATGGGTATTCGGATACTCACCATTCCTATAGAAGATGCGGTTTATGGATACACCCAGTTTCTATGGGTACTTTATTTTTTCAAAAAATTTCAAACCAGATCACATGATCCCAATTCATAA
- a CDS encoding sterol desaturase family protein, translating to MNFITVLITFVVMEGATWVIHKYIMHGFLWVLHRDHHDHSNEGFLEKNDYFFVIFALPTIALMYFGSLKDYNYLFYIGLGIMFYGMAYFFVHDIFIHQRFKFLSKTNNRYFLALRRAHKQHHKHLVKEEGECFGFLYVPLKYFKMYSNNEKT from the coding sequence ATGAATTTTATTACTGTACTGATCACTTTTGTTGTCATGGAAGGTGCTACCTGGGTTATCCATAAGTATATTATGCATGGTTTCTTATGGGTATTGCATAGAGACCATCATGATCATAGCAATGAAGGTTTTTTGGAAAAGAACGATTACTTCTTTGTCATCTTTGCATTGCCTACCATTGCGCTAATGTATTTTGGATCGCTAAAAGATTATAATTACCTATTTTATATTGGCCTGGGGATTATGTTCTATGGTATGGCTTATTTTTTTGTGCATGATATTTTTATCCACCAGCGCTTCAAATTTTTGAGTAAAACAAACAATAGGTACTTTTTGGCACTTCGTCGTGCCCACAAGCAGCATCACAAACATTTGGTCAAGGAAGAAGGAGAGTGCTTTGGCTTTTTATATGTTCCGTTGAAATACTTTAAAATGTACAGTAATAATGAAAAAACATGA
- a CDS encoding phytoene/squalene synthase family protein gives MKKLFDELAYEVSKKTTEKYSTSFSLGILALKPSIRHSIYAIYGYVRLADEIVDSFHGYDRQRLLRRLYLETNAALEEEISLNPILQSFQETVRKYDIDIDLINQFLHSMEMDLKKIDYNSDRYKEYIYGSAEVVGLMCLQVFTEGDKQRYEDLKPYAMKLGSAFQKINFLRDLKDDYHILGRTYFPNLDMAVFDNVLKSQIEDEIHKEFQEALLGIKKLPSSAKFGVYLAYKYYLSLFAKIRKKSSKEILENRIRIPNTQKAYVALKSYLRYKVAYL, from the coding sequence ATGAAGAAGTTATTTGATGAACTCGCTTATGAAGTGAGCAAAAAAACAACTGAGAAATACAGTACAAGCTTTTCGCTTGGCATTTTGGCTTTGAAACCAAGCATCCGTCATAGTATTTACGCGATTTATGGCTATGTTAGACTTGCAGATGAAATCGTCGATAGTTTTCATGGATATGATCGGCAACGATTATTGAGGCGCCTGTATTTAGAAACAAACGCTGCTTTGGAAGAAGAAATTTCCTTGAACCCTATTTTGCAGTCCTTTCAAGAGACCGTACGCAAATATGACATCGACATTGACCTTATCAATCAATTTCTGCATAGCATGGAGATGGATCTGAAAAAGATAGATTATAATTCAGATCGCTATAAAGAATATATTTATGGTTCGGCAGAGGTTGTAGGATTGATGTGCTTACAGGTTTTTACTGAGGGAGATAAACAACGCTATGAGGATTTGAAACCTTATGCTATGAAACTTGGATCTGCATTCCAAAAAATAAACTTTTTGCGGGATCTCAAAGATGATTATCATATCCTCGGTCGCACTTATTTTCCAAATTTGGATATGGCTGTATTTGATAATGTACTCAAAAGCCAGATTGAAGATGAAATCCACAAGGAGTTTCAAGAAGCACTTTTGGGCATTAAAAAATTGCCTTCCTCGGCTAAGTTTGGTGTCTATCTGGCTTACAAATATTATCTTTCACTTTTTGCAAAGATCCGAAAGAAATCATCGAAGGAAATTTTAGAAAATAGAATTAGAATACCCAATACTCAAAAAGCCTATGTCGCTCTCAAAAGCTATTTGCGATACAAAGTCGCTTATTTATAA
- the crtI gene encoding phytoene desaturase family protein, with translation MKKKVAVIGAGFSGLSAAAYLARAGYDVHVFERHVLAGGRARQFSTPEGFRFDMGPSWYWMPDIIESFFSDFGHSTADFFELVSLNPQFEMIFNSGQISVPESYEDLKQLFERIELGAGRKLDKFMQAAKFKYEVGMRDFVNKPCHSWLEFASPKIARSAFKLDLLSSFRTYVAKYFKDERLRTLMEFPVIFLGASPKDIPALYSLMNYGGYALGTYYPKGGFFQLVLAMQQVAEKQGATFHFGHCVEALKIENKAVTSLTVNGENRKFDLVVASADYHHIESLLPQGLRNYDDAYWKSRTFAPSSLIYYLGMKSTIPNLIHHTLFFEHNLDDHIDCIYGEKKWPRNPLFYACCPSKTDAHVAPSNAENLFLLMPLATDISDNEDIREEYLMHMLERLEKHTGTKNLYEQISYKRSYCVSDFVNDYNAYGGNAYGLANTLKQTAVWKPKVRNKKVHNLFYTGQLTVPGPGVPPSIISGKIVAKEAIELYHKS, from the coding sequence ATGAAAAAGAAAGTAGCAGTAATTGGTGCAGGTTTTTCGGGGCTTTCGGCGGCAGCTTATTTAGCTAGGGCGGGTTATGACGTGCATGTTTTTGAAAGACATGTACTGGCAGGTGGGCGTGCACGTCAGTTTTCCACGCCTGAAGGCTTTAGGTTTGATATGGGACCCAGCTGGTATTGGATGCCTGATATTATAGAGTCCTTCTTTTCGGATTTTGGCCATAGCACAGCTGATTTCTTTGAACTTGTTTCATTGAATCCACAGTTTGAGATGATATTTAATTCCGGACAGATCAGTGTGCCTGAATCATACGAGGATTTAAAACAATTATTCGAACGGATTGAACTGGGGGCAGGTAGGAAACTGGACAAATTTATGCAGGCAGCTAAATTCAAATATGAAGTCGGGATGCGTGATTTTGTCAATAAACCCTGCCATAGTTGGTTGGAGTTCGCTTCTCCAAAAATTGCACGTAGCGCGTTCAAATTAGATCTGTTATCAAGCTTTAGGACTTACGTTGCAAAATATTTTAAGGATGAAAGGTTACGGACCTTGATGGAATTTCCCGTTATTTTTTTAGGTGCCTCACCCAAAGATATTCCGGCATTGTATAGTCTGATGAATTATGGCGGTTATGCACTGGGAACGTATTACCCCAAAGGAGGATTTTTTCAGCTCGTGCTGGCTATGCAGCAGGTAGCTGAAAAACAAGGAGCAACTTTTCATTTTGGGCACTGCGTTGAAGCACTTAAGATCGAAAATAAAGCGGTCACCTCGCTCACAGTTAATGGTGAAAATCGAAAGTTTGATCTTGTTGTTGCTTCAGCGGACTATCACCATATTGAATCGCTATTGCCCCAAGGATTGAGAAATTATGATGATGCCTATTGGAAAAGCCGGACCTTTGCTCCTTCCAGCCTGATTTATTATCTTGGTATGAAATCCACTATTCCTAATCTGATTCATCATACTTTATTTTTTGAACATAACCTAGATGATCATATAGATTGTATTTATGGAGAGAAAAAATGGCCTCGAAACCCGTTGTTTTATGCCTGTTGTCCTTCCAAAACGGATGCTCATGTTGCACCCTCGAATGCTGAGAATCTTTTCTTGTTGATGCCTTTGGCGACAGATATATCGGATAACGAGGATATACGTGAAGAATACCTAATGCACATGTTAGAACGTCTGGAAAAGCATACTGGTACAAAAAATCTATACGAACAGATTTCATATAAACGAAGTTACTGTGTCAGCGACTTTGTGAACGATTATAATGCCTACGGTGGAAATGCTTACGGATTGGCCAATACACTTAAGCAGACTGCGGTATGGAAACCAAAGGTTAGAAATAAAAAAGTGCACAATCTTTTTTATACAGGTCAGTTGACTGTACCTGGTCCTGGTGTACCGCCGTCCATCATTTCTGGAAAGATAGTCGCTAAAGAAGCCATTGAATTATATCATAAATCATAA
- the uraH gene encoding hydroxyisourate hydrolase: MISRIGYFFMLFFLVFGLTTYAQKPHYQLSSHILDISKGNPAQDVKVDLEKLAPDNRWTAVASEKTDSNGRISNFLLSGKDANKGIYKLKFHTQSYFLNQKIETFYPYIEVIFEIKDNRHYHVPITVSPYGYSTYRGS, translated from the coding sequence ATGATTAGTAGAATAGGATACTTTTTTATGTTGTTTTTCCTTGTTTTTGGATTGACAACCTATGCACAAAAACCTCATTATCAATTGTCAAGTCATATTCTGGATATTTCTAAGGGAAACCCAGCCCAGGATGTTAAAGTTGATTTGGAGAAGTTGGCGCCAGATAACCGATGGACTGCTGTAGCCAGTGAAAAAACGGATTCCAACGGTCGCATAAGTAATTTTTTATTATCTGGAAAAGACGCTAATAAAGGGATATACAAGCTTAAATTTCATACCCAAAGTTATTTTCTGAATCAAAAAATAGAAACCTTTTATCCGTATATCGAGGTAATATTTGAAATAAAAGACAATAGACATTATCATGTTCCGATCACGGTAAGCCCATATGGGTACTCCACGTATAGAGGAAGCTAA
- a CDS encoding helix-turn-helix domain-containing protein — MKYKLLEGILPLIEQFEADNLNGNYANDAEGFKRWVVNEQSNMLVDPHWEGKENGRSPESVISTLIVHMNRFAKSYSKAAIWGSHFSTQEEFIYLITLKSFGQMTKMELIKRNIHEKPVGMAIINRLLKQGWVSQEESELDKRSKVIYITETGLLALEQQMGRIRHATRIVSGDLTNEEKMILINLLTKLSDFHQVIYDKNIAAEQLLDKVKI; from the coding sequence ATGAAGTATAAACTTTTAGAAGGAATCCTACCATTGATTGAGCAATTCGAGGCAGATAATTTAAATGGTAATTATGCCAATGATGCTGAAGGGTTTAAGCGCTGGGTTGTAAATGAGCAAAGTAATATGCTTGTCGATCCACATTGGGAAGGCAAGGAAAATGGGCGTAGTCCGGAGAGTGTCATCAGTACTCTAATTGTGCATATGAATAGATTCGCTAAGAGTTATTCAAAAGCTGCAATTTGGGGATCTCATTTTTCTACCCAAGAGGAATTTATCTATTTGATTACGCTAAAATCATTTGGGCAGATGACAAAAATGGAATTGATCAAACGAAATATTCATGAAAAGCCAGTCGGTATGGCTATTATAAATCGTTTGCTCAAACAAGGATGGGTAAGTCAGGAGGAATCTGAATTGGATAAGCGCAGTAAGGTGATTTACATTACAGAAACTGGTTTATTGGCATTGGAACAGCAAATGGGACGCATACGTCACGCTACTCGGATTGTTTCAGGTGATCTCACTAATGAGGAAAAAATGATACTTATCAACTTGTTAACTAAACTGAGCGATTTCCACCAAGTGATTTACGATAAAAACATTGCTGCAGAACAATTATTGGACAAAGTTAAAATATAG
- a CDS encoding family 16 glycoside hydrolase, protein MKTIKFYTINYMRVFTIILFMGLTVNSTYAQKIKIEESNLSAIQTSMSIQNIDGKRAVRVTKSPKVLADDEATYVRINDLDFKDGVIEVKVLSRLLPDAPAHARGFIGLAFRINENNSRFESIYLRPTNSIADDQLRRNRTIQYFSYPNFKFTDSRATAPGQYESYAPIPPNEWIKLKIEVKGKTAKLFINDAKLPNLIVNDLKMGADKTGAIGLFVDIGTEGFFRDLKVTSK, encoded by the coding sequence ATGAAAACAATTAAGTTTTACACGATTAATTATATGCGGGTTTTTACCATCATTTTATTTATGGGATTAACCGTAAACTCAACGTATGCACAAAAAATAAAAATCGAAGAAAGTAACCTTTCTGCTATACAGACCTCCATGTCCATACAGAATATCGATGGCAAAAGAGCTGTCCGAGTGACTAAATCACCAAAAGTGCTTGCTGACGATGAAGCAACCTATGTCAGGATCAATGACCTCGACTTTAAAGATGGCGTGATAGAGGTAAAAGTTTTATCACGGCTACTTCCAGATGCACCAGCACATGCCAGAGGTTTTATTGGTCTAGCATTTCGTATCAATGAAAATAATTCCCGATTTGAAAGTATCTATCTACGTCCTACAAATAGCATCGCAGATGATCAGTTGAGAAGAAACCGGACTATTCAATACTTTTCCTATCCAAATTTTAAGTTTACGGATTCCCGAGCTACTGCCCCTGGGCAATATGAGTCTTATGCCCCTATTCCACCAAATGAGTGGATCAAATTAAAAATTGAGGTAAAAGGTAAAACAGCCAAGCTATTTATAAATGACGCCAAGCTACCTAATCTTATTGTTAATGATCTCAAAATGGGCGCCGATAAAACTGGAGCCATTGGTCTTTTTGTCGATATCGGAACCGAAGGCTTTTTTAGGGATTTGAAAGTGACAAGTAAATAA